A DNA window from Malus domestica chromosome 12, GDT2T_hap1 contains the following coding sequences:
- the LOC103423492 gene encoding bifunctional monothiol glutaredoxin-S16, chloroplastic, translating to MATIIHLSAIHTSSPSIRLFSSHSPQNTPNPSFNLPTKAPTFRSISLKPYIASKPRASVITSAVQSLSETELVTVPEEVEIAGKLPAETGVYAVFDQNGELQFVGLSRNIAASVLSHRKSLPELCYSVKVGVVDEPDRAVLTEAWKSWMEEHIKATGKVPSGNESGNATWVRKPPPRKKKSDLRLTPGPNVQLTVPLEELIDRLVKENKVVAFIKGSRSAPLCGFSQKVVGILENQGVDYESIDVLDEEYNRGLRETLKKYSNWPTFPQIFVNGELLGGCDILSSMQEKGELASFFKK from the exons ATGGCGACAATCATCCACCTCTCTGCAATCCACACTTCATCTCCCTCTATCCGCTTATTCTCTTCTCACTCTCCCCAAAATACCCCCAACCCCTCGTTCAATTTACCAACCAAAGCCCCTACCTTTCGCTCCATTTCTCTCAAACCTTACATCGCATCCAAGCCCCGAGCTTCGGTCATCACTTCGGCGGTTCAGTCCCTCTCGGAGACCGAGCTAGTCACCGTGCCGGAGGAGGTAGAAATCGCCGGGAAATTGCCGGCGGAGACGGGGGTCTACGCCGTTTTTGACCAGAACGGCGAGCTGCAGTTCGTCGGGTTATCGAGGAACATAGCGGCGAGTGTTCTCTCCCACCGGAAGTCGTTGCCGGAGCTTTGCTACTCCGTCAAG gttggggtagttgATGAACCAGATAGGGCGGTTCTAACAGAAGCTTGGAAATCATGGATGGAAGAACACATAAAAGCAACTGGGAAGGTTCCCTCGGGAAATGAATCGGGCAACGCCACATGGGTCCGAAAGCCACcaccgaggaagaagaagtctGATCTCCGGCTAACACCTGGTCCTAACGTGCAGCTGACAGTGCCATTGGAGGAACTCATTGACCGGTTGGTCAAGGAGAACAAAGTCGTGGCCTTCATCAAGGGCTCGAGAAGTGCCCCATTGTGTGGTTTCTCGCAGAAGGTGGTTGGAATTCTTGAAAACCAGGGGGTGGATTATGAGAGCATTGATGTGCTTGACGAAGAGTATAATAGAGGATTGAGGGAGACTCTGAAGAAGTACAGTAACTGGCCGACTTTCCCCCAGATATTCGTGAATGGTGAACTGCTTGGGGGATGTGATATCCTAAGTTCCATGCAGGAGAAGGGCGAGCTTGCCAGCTTCTTTAAAAAGTGA